Within the Microcebus murinus isolate Inina chromosome 16, M.murinus_Inina_mat1.0, whole genome shotgun sequence genome, the region gcccagactagagtgccgtggcatcagcctagctcacagcaacctcaaactcctgggctcaagtgatcctcctgcctcagcctcccgagtagctgggactacagcatgcgccaccgtgcctggctgagtttttctatatatattagttggccaattaatttctttctatttatagtagagacggggtctcgctcttgctcaggctggttttgacctcctgacctcgagcaatcctcctgcctcggcctcccagagagctaggattacaggcgtgagccatcgctcCTGgctccaattaacttctttctatttttggtagagagggggtctcgctcttgctcaggctggtctcgaactcctgagctcaaatgatccgcccacctaggcctctcaGAGAACTGGGaatacaggcgtgaaccaccacccCGGCCACAAGAATCACCTTATTACTTAGAAGAGTTTACAGGACTCTTATAGaacaatagataaaataaaaaatgaataatctgtggctcacgcctgtaatcctagcactctgggaggccgagacgggaggatcactcaggtcaggagttcgaaaccagcctgagcaagagcgagaccccgtctctaccataaaaatagaaagaaattaattggccaactaatatatataatataaaaatcagccgggcatggtggcgcatgcctgtagtcccagctactcaggaggctgaggcaggaggatcgcttgagcccaggagtttgaggttgctgtgagctaggctgacgccacggcactcactctagcctaggcaagaaagcgagactctggtctcaaaaaaaaaaaaaaaaaaaaagaataatctataaaattatatatacagcttaaatatgtatataaaagagTTAATTAAGTTCTAAGTTTATAAATAGAACTGAATGCAACAGATAGCATCTCTCCTTAGGACGGATTGGATTGTTCTAATTACACTGTGAGATTTCAAAGGGACATAAAAAGCTTAAGAAAAAcctcagatttttaaatatgctcTTTTCCTCATTGCAATGTTAATTTGTGACACCAAAGTGGTCCCTGAATTACCTTCACTAAGCAAAATGTCACCCAACAAAATGACACTGATGGAGCCTgaggttatatttttatttatttttttttttttgagacagagtctcactttgtttcaaggcttgagtgccgtggcgtcagcctagctcacggcaacctcaaactcctgggctcaagcaatccttctgcctcagcctccctagtagctgggactacaggcatgcgccaccatgcctggctattttttctatatatttttagttggtcaattaatttctttctatttataatagagacagggtctcactcttgctcaggctggtttcgaactcctaaccttgagcaatccgaccgccttggcctcccagaatgctaggattataggcgtgagccacttcgcctggCAGAGCTGGAGGTTTTAAATCCCTACAAACACCTTGTGTGCAATTAGCTACTTTTCACCTGAAGTATTTCCCAAAAAATGTCGAAAGTCAGAAACTCGAGTCTGCCCCCACCCTTTTCATTTTCAGAGCAACCAAACCTTGGTGGCTACTGAACACTCAGGCGTCACAGCGTcttcctggggcaggaggaggggacgCTGTTCCAGGGGCACCAGGAGAATGGATGGAGGAGGGGTGACCCAGGTCTCTGCATTTCTCGAAACTGAACCAACAATTCATTTAaattgggacttttttttttttatgggagtACACCTGGCTAAAAACACAATTGGGAAATAAATATGCTAATCATTTAGAACTGATAAAAGGCTTACAGAAATATCATTTCAGAACTGATAAGAAAGATGATCAACAGGAATGAATAAGAAGCCACCAGGGCAGTCATGGGAAGGCCCAGGCGTCGGGGCTGATAACAGAGCGAAGGCAGAGTCCTGGCCCGTCGCCACCGGCAGGCTGGGACTGGCAGCGGGAGGGCCTGTGAAGTCACATCCACACTGAGAGACGAGCATGAACGTGTGTCAGTGAGACACAGTAGCAAGGTACAGAGGAGGCACGCGGAACTGTACGGAGCGTGTTCTTGGTGACGGACGAGAGAGTCAGGAGGATGGAGGGGCAGTTCCCGGGAACTGACAGCTCTGGGCTGCTGGGTCATGTGGCCCTGCTGTCCTCTCTCTCAGTGCCTGAGAGGGGCCCTTGGCACAGAGAGCCCAGctggagcccagggcctggccttcCCTGCAGTGTGGCCTGGGCTCAGAGCTGCCCCTGTGTAAGCCTCGGTTTTGTCCTCCGTAAAATGGGGCTGTTCCCAGTCCCCACCAAAGGCAgctgcccagcctccctctctAGGTCCCCGCAGTGGACCCCAGCTCCGGGGCAGGGGCGTGTGGCAGAGCGAGAGAGCCTGGCAGGCCCGgcactggggagggggaggaggagggtctgAGTCTGGTCACCTCCACTCAGACTTTCCATGGCCAGCCTGCACCGGCCCTGGTCTCCCTGCCACCGGCTGGGTACAGCTGGGTGGGGCAGTGAGGGTGGTGCTGGCAAAGGTCCAGGAGGCTGCTCAGCTCCCACACCATCCCTGCCTTCCAGAAATGTCTTTTAGCCCCgtcccccttcccccaacccaAGACTCTTCCTTGGGCCAAAGGGGGCAGTAAGGAGCCACAGGGAGGATCTACACTCTGTTCTATTTGGGTCTGGGTGGTGATGAGGTCCTAGGACACCCAACCCCAGAGTCCCCTTCACCCTGACCTACAGACCTGCAAACATGCAGTGTTGGGAGAAGGACAAAGAGACTTAAAGGAGAGAGATGGCCAGGAAAACAtggcgggctggggtggggggtggggaagaccCTGAGATTCCCAAGACACAGAGAACAGGAGAGAAGCTTCTAGAGAGGAACAAAGCCAGAGATGCACAGGGTGCTGCACAGCTTGTCCCTCTGAGCAAATCGCTTCCCctttcaggcctcagtttccccctctggaGGCTGCGGTGGTCGCCGCTCCTCCCTTGTGGAACTGCGGGCAGTGCTCAGGTATTTCCCGCATGTCCTAGGCTGCCGGGGGCTCGGAAAGGGCCCATTGTCAAGGCCTGTCACTGCCTTTCAGCCCTGTCTACTGAGGCTCTGCCACGAGCCCGGCACACCCAGAGTTGGGATGCAGCGGTGACCAGCGGAGCAGCAGCCCTGCCCCCTGGAGCTGCCCTGTCCCCACTGTGGGGCTTGGCGATGGCCCTAGCACAGGGCTTAGGCCGGGACTGGCGCAGAGACACCCTCAGCCCCAGGCGGGAGGCTCCGGAGTCGCAgccccagctgggccttcaggacGCGGCGTGTCTCTGTGCCAGGCGAGCAGAAGAGCTAACTCTGCCCCAGGCTGGCGGAGCACACCCACCTTCCCTCGTGTGCTGTGATCATGATTGCTGTGAACTGTCCCTGTCACTGGGGGCTCACAGGAGAGGGCAGGGCACCTGGGACCCTCAGTGAGTGGGGCAGGGCCCCAGCAAGAGGAAGCTGCAGCAGCCTCGCCAGCCTTGCCCGGGGCCAGGGTCTGTGCCAGGTGTGGGTGGCAGTGGGAGGGGCGGTGAGTCATCCGTCCCGTCTGCCTTATTAAGGTCCGCActctcaccaccaccactgctgcctGTCCCGGTCCCAGCCATGGCGGTAAGCTCCTGGGTGCCGCAGGGCCCAGGATGGGCCACgtgggcgggggctggggcctggcagTGGGCTGCCATGGCAACGGAGACAGTGGGCACGGAGTGAGCTGTGGGTTGTCCTGGGCTGAGGTGTCTGGGGTGACCCACCCCATCCTGCTGGTCCCCATCTCCCTCCTGGTGGCTTCCTCTTGGTccctcaacatttttctttttttctcctgctctccccatctctttccctgtctgtctccctctctccctccttcccgtGATCTCGTCTCTTCCACTGTTTTCTGCTGGTGTCCGTCCTGGTCTGTTCCACCCAGCGTGACCCGCCTTCCGTGTCCCTGTCCCCCTGGCTCACGATGTCCCCACACCCCGCTCTTGCAGAACAGGACCTCACTGCCCGAGGGCCTCCGCCCAGGCACCGTGCTCAGACTGCGAGGCTTCGTCCCTGACAAGGCTGGCAGGTGAGACCCAGGCCCCAGGGCTAAGGGGGGCGGATCCACACTGAGCTCACCCCGGTTCCTGCAGCCAGAGATGGGGGCCTTGGGGCCATCTCTGCCACCAGAGTCCTGCCATCCCCAGGCCAATCCTGACCCTGTGAGCCCGATGGATCCGCTTAGCTGTCGACGCCCGTGGGCCTCAGGTCCCACGACTCCCTAAGAATATGGGGTCCAGGGCATGCCCGGTTCCTACATAGAGTCCTGTGACCTCCCTGAGTCCCCGGCACTGTGGAAATGTGCCCGAGTCCTGAGACACCCCAGACACTGGGGCGCCTTGCCACTCAATACTCTCCGGGGACCTTGGTGCCATCTGAAATGAGAGGGTCTCCCGAAAATACTGGGGTCCCCGCTATTGTCCCCCATCCTCTGGGAGCTGAGGGTTCCCTGGGACCCCGGGCACCCTGGCCATTGGTGCAAAATGCTTCCGTCTACGGTGCGTGGCGTCTTCGGGTCCCTGCCCATCAGCGGGTGCCCTGGCAATGGGGAGGCCCGGTCCAAGGGTCTGGGCGGTTCCTGAGCCGCGACGCCACCGCCCGCGCTTCCAGGTTCCACGTGAACCTGCTGTGCAGCGAGGAGCAGGGCGCGGATGCGGCCCTGCACTTCAACCCGCGGCTGGACGAGTCCGCCGTCGTCTTCAACAGCCTGGAGCAGGGCGCCTGGGGCCGGGAGGAGCGCGGCCCGGGCATCCCCTTCCAGCGCGGGCAGCCCTTCGAGGTGCTGCTCATCGCCACGGACGACGGCTTCAAGGTGCGTCCCTGCCCCAGGGCGCCGCGCGCCCAGCCCGGGCCAGCAGCAGAGGGCGCGGGACGCAGGGCGGGGCGCGCCGGgaggggggcggggcgcgggacgCAGGGCGGGGCGCGCCGGGaggtgggcggggccgggcgggggcgggggcggggcgcgccgggaggtgggcggggccgggcggggagcgCCGGGAGGTGGGCGGGGCCGTCCCCTCGCCCTGTCGCCCGCGCCTGCGCACCCGGAGGAGGCGAGCGGGAGCCGCGCCCCGGGTGGCGGTGCGGGCGGAAGTCTGGCGCAGGGCGGCCGCCACCCAGGCCTTAAGCGACTCAGGTCCGTGCGGCCGCGCTCCTGTGGCGGGAGTGACAACACAGCGATTCTAGCGGCCACCGCAGCACTGACAAAGCACGTGTTTACGGTGGCCAGCAGTGAACTCGCGAGAATTCGCGACAAGACGTCCTAATTAACAACAGCCCGTTTTcccactggggaaactgaggcccagggcggTGGGTGACTTCCCCGCGCCAGGCAGCGCAGGCCCGAGCCCTGACTCCGCCCTCGCCCGCAGGCCGTGGTCGGGGACGCGCAGTTCCACCACTTCCGCCACCGGATGCCGCCGGCGCGCGTGCGCCTGGTGGAGGTGGGCGGGGACGTGCAGCTGGAGTCGCTGAAGATCTTCTGAGGGACGCGGGCGGCCCGCGCTCGTGGCAAATAAAGTTCAAGCCTGTGGCGCTCCTGTGTCCGTGTCCCTTTCCAATAGATGAGAAACGTGAGGTTCGGGGAGGCGAAGACGGTGACTCGGGGCCACACAGCGAATGCGTTGCCCAGGCGGGATTTGAACCCGCAGGTGCTCAGGACCGTCTCTGTCAGGGAGGGCCTTGGAGGGTCGCGCTCTGGGAGTCGGCGGCCTGGGGCTCACGTCGCGGCAGCGCCCTTACACACAGGCCGGGCGGGACGGGAGTGGGCtgggcggccgggcggggaggcgTCACGGCACGCCTGGGCGTCCCCGCCCCGGTGGAGCTGATGGCGCCACATGAGCACGCCTGCGCGAAGAACAAGCGAGTCCCCGCGTTTCTGCTCACTCGCGGGCTCCACACGCCCGCGGGGAAAGGGTGTCACATATCCCCGGTCCCTGTGTCCCCGGCCCCTCTCCATGTCCTGTCCCCGTCTTCTCCCCTGGACTCCGGTCCCGGGCGGGCGAGGCCGGGGACCCGACGGGCGTTGCCGGGCTCCGCGCCAGTCCCGGAGCTGGGACCGGTCCCCGCCCGGCACCCTCGGGGCAGACGCCAGGGCAGCGACAGTGGCTCCGCGGTCGGTGCGGGACGCGGAGGGCCGACTCGGGGTCCCCGCTGCCGTCGCGGGCCCTGGTCCTCACTTCCGTCTGTGAGGACGTGAGGCACCATCCAGGCTCGGACCCCGGGCCTCCCCCTGGCGGCCGGGACGCGGAGCGCAGGGCCCGCGGGCGGCAAGTGCGGCCCCGACCGCCAGGGGTGACTTTCGGGTCTCGGGGTCCCAGGGGTCCGGTTCGCGGCGGGACGGGGCCGGGACCCTGGGCGCCCGCAGCCCCGCACCCTGGCGACGCCTCTGCGGCGCCGCTCACGTCTCAGCCCCGGATGGAGGAGTCGGCCTGCGGGCGGCGACCCAAAGCTGCACGCTGGGTCTCAGGCCTGTTTTTCTGGAACATTCCTTGGAAGCCACGCCTTGATGGGACGTGCCCAGGGCCTCGGGCCCAGATTCTGGGCGTCGTGTGCCCGACCCCCTGGCGGCCGCTGCAGCGGTTGCGGCTGGGACCGAGGTGGGGGCGGGAAGCCGGGCGGTTCCTGGCTTCGCCTGGGTCCGACTGTGGAGTCGCGTGGGGCGACCAGGACCCGATGGTCACTGCCCCGGCACCCGCCAGCTGGACCGTGCCTGGACCCTCAATGGTGGGGGCGGCATGAGGGATCGCCTCCCACAGTCGGAGACCTGAGACAGTCTGTGTCCCCTAGTCTTCTAGGGCTGCTTGTTGAatgagttaattttcattttggggggCTGTGtcaaattcttataaatattttaaaatattttttgtgcagACGATGTAtgaaggccaggtgcagtggctctcgcctgcagtcctagcactttgggagcctgagagGGGGAAGATTGCTtgggccctggagttcaaggccgTGGTGAGCTATGCTGCTGTCACTGCAGTCCCctctgggtgacagtgagactttgtctcaaacaaaaagaaaggaagagaacgTCGGTTCTCGACAGCCTTCGAAATACACGCAGTGGAAAGTGAGACATTACTGGCCTAAGCGATGAAattggtggtgttttttttttttgtttttttttttttttattattagaggCTAATGATCCATctggaaactaaaataaaatcctaaatccCCCCAATTCCTGGGGACCCGaggaaaaccttaaaactgagttctgGGCCATGAAGGGAAGAGACAATCCTCCTTGTAGCCCCTCCCTTTGTAGTGTAGATACAATTGAccaacattaattttaaaagagattataaCACTAACAAAACAAACTGTTTgtgacaataagatactaaattattaacaggacCTAAGGCAAAGTTTTAATCACACCTGTGAAACATCAGTTTGTTTAAGAGATCACTTGAGCGTGTACATTGTAGCTCTAATAGACTTTCTTGTCT harbors:
- the LOC105876819 gene encoding galectin-7; its protein translation is MANRTSLPEGLRPGTVLRLRGFVPDKAGRFHVNLLCSEEQGADAALHFNPRLDESAVVFNSLEQGAWGREERGPGIPFQRGQPFEVLLIATDDGFKAVVGDAQFHHFRHRMPPARVRLVEVGGDVQLESLKIF